One Stigmatella aurantiaca genomic region harbors:
- a CDS encoding cytochrome P450 encodes MSFDPVKREPRPGPVFNPYTPEFDANPYPMLEKLRAQPAPPFWEEGRGWLLSRYEDVIAVLRDTQRFTANRAAWEFDAELGVAAQIPELKELNRYGLFALASADHARVRKLISPALTPRAIERLRPGIQAIVDEVLDAAAARGPSVNVVTDIADLIPARVIGAMLKIPQGREALFQRFTEAMIKNFLPGLVSAGELEAMRPDIIEGLGLVRETVEDRRRNPLEEDILTTLIRTEAQGDRLNEQELLSLVAALIVGGFETTVHLISFTVFNLLQRPEVFAQVKAEPELIRNVIEEVLRFDNFGKMGLARYALEDVPLGGVTLKKGQMVLLMLGSALRDGDTFSHPDVFDVRRNTHASIAFGHGVHYCIGASLARLEVQLAVSTLIRRFPRMELLGQPTFGPHPVLRKMDSLEVRLRP; translated from the coding sequence ATGTCCTTTGATCCGGTGAAGCGCGAGCCGCGGCCTGGCCCGGTGTTCAACCCTTACACGCCGGAGTTCGACGCGAACCCCTATCCCATGCTGGAGAAGCTGCGGGCCCAACCGGCGCCTCCCTTCTGGGAAGAGGGGCGGGGCTGGCTGCTCAGCCGGTACGAGGACGTCATCGCCGTGCTGCGGGACACGCAGCGGTTCACGGCCAACCGGGCCGCGTGGGAGTTCGACGCGGAGCTGGGCGTCGCCGCCCAGATTCCGGAGCTCAAGGAGCTGAACCGGTACGGCTTGTTCGCGCTCGCCAGCGCGGACCACGCCCGGGTGCGCAAGCTCATCAGCCCCGCCCTCACGCCCCGGGCCATCGAGCGGTTGCGGCCCGGGATTCAGGCCATCGTGGACGAGGTGCTCGATGCCGCGGCGGCCCGGGGCCCCTCCGTCAACGTGGTGACGGACATCGCGGATCTGATTCCGGCCCGGGTCATCGGCGCGATGCTGAAGATTCCCCAGGGGCGCGAGGCGCTGTTCCAGCGCTTCACCGAGGCGATGATCAAAAACTTCCTTCCAGGCCTCGTCTCCGCCGGGGAGCTGGAGGCGATGCGCCCCGACATCATCGAGGGGCTGGGCCTGGTGCGCGAGACGGTCGAGGATCGGCGCCGGAATCCGCTGGAGGAGGACATCCTCACCACGCTCATCCGGACCGAGGCGCAGGGGGACCGGCTCAACGAGCAGGAGCTGCTCTCCCTGGTGGCGGCGCTCATCGTGGGCGGCTTCGAGACCACCGTCCACCTGATCAGCTTCACCGTGTTCAACCTCCTGCAGCGGCCCGAGGTGTTCGCCCAGGTGAAGGCCGAGCCCGAGCTCATCCGGAACGTCATCGAGGAGGTGCTCCGCTTCGACAACTTCGGGAAGATGGGGCTGGCCCGCTACGCCCTGGAAGACGTGCCGCTGGGGGGCGTCACCCTCAAGAAGGGGCAGATGGTCCTGCTCATGCTGGGCAGCGCGCTGCGGGATGGGGACACGTTCTCCCACCCGGACGTCTTCGACGTGCGCCGGAACACCCACGCGAGCATCGCCTTCGGCCACGGGGTGCACTACTGCATCGGGGCGAGCCTGGCGCGGCTCGAGGTGCAGCTCGCCGTGAGCACCTTGATCCGCCGGTTTCCGCGGATGGAGCTCCTGGGGCAGCCCACCTTCGGGCCCCACCCGGTGCTCCGCAAGATGGACTCCCTCGAGGTCCGGCTGCGTCCCTGA
- a CDS encoding TonB family protein has protein sequence MKPHARFRFWLVLLSALLVGPVALAAGGHSQLQTFFQGHLNSADYQKKVFDRVARTWKQPSARHAPGPGKKAIVQAMVASDGKLISTALLMESGSKVWDAAALNAVKKAAPFPRLPADYTSPSLEVHFHLSWATSP, from the coding sequence GTGAAGCCTCATGCCCGCTTTCGCTTCTGGCTGGTCCTGCTGTCCGCGCTGCTGGTGGGGCCCGTTGCCCTGGCCGCGGGAGGCCACTCGCAGCTCCAGACCTTCTTCCAGGGGCACCTGAACAGCGCCGACTATCAGAAGAAGGTGTTCGACCGCGTCGCCCGCACCTGGAAGCAGCCGAGTGCCCGGCATGCGCCGGGGCCCGGGAAGAAGGCGATTGTCCAGGCCATGGTCGCCTCGGATGGGAAGCTGATCTCCACGGCGCTCTTGATGGAGTCGGGCTCCAAGGTCTGGGACGCCGCCGCGCTGAATGCCGTCAAGAAGGCCGCCCCCTTTCCCCGGCTGCCCGCCGATTACACGTCCCCGTCGCTGGAGGTTCACTTCCACCTGTCGTGGGCCACGTCGCCGTAG
- a CDS encoding choice-of-anchor A family protein, whose protein sequence is MKNKSLGWWMVLSLSASACGMEDMSEQTSRDGASLQRPSITSDRASPPAGQATFGVEEEDYAPPESSIESFAFPDENGNYAGAVALKISASDVGTGVKEILYYFAGATSGSATVSGDTAYLPLIENPGLTTVIYYARDNAGNLEEAKSLDINIVLEQPGVSCLPVQLGEYNLFVLGNYMNGHDVQGKVAAGGNVTLTSFAVGAGLPSTNTNHVLVVGGNLNISNGAVYGDTYYGGTLTKAQNATIRRGTLTQGTPFNFTALSGDLQTLSSQLATQLEPTAAPRIEPWGGLYLKGSDPKLNVFELNASIFASTRYMELEAPAGSRIVVNIRGASASFSNFSQHNFRGGIDQTGILYNFVDATKINASSFGFWGTVLAPLADITFNNGSWDGGIYANSLTGTAEGHINPLKDFEFCQDGENHY, encoded by the coding sequence GTGAAGAACAAGTCCTTGGGTTGGTGGATGGTGCTGAGCCTCTCGGCGTCCGCGTGTGGCATGGAGGATATGTCGGAGCAGACGTCGCGGGATGGTGCCTCGCTCCAGCGCCCCTCCATCACCTCGGACAGGGCGAGTCCTCCGGCGGGCCAGGCCACCTTCGGCGTCGAGGAGGAGGACTACGCTCCTCCTGAGAGCAGCATCGAGTCCTTCGCGTTCCCCGACGAGAATGGCAACTACGCCGGGGCGGTCGCCTTGAAGATCAGCGCGTCGGACGTGGGCACGGGCGTGAAGGAAATCCTCTACTACTTCGCCGGTGCCACGTCGGGGAGCGCCACGGTGAGCGGCGACACGGCCTATCTGCCCCTCATCGAGAACCCGGGTCTGACGACCGTCATCTACTACGCGCGTGACAACGCCGGGAACCTCGAGGAGGCCAAGAGCCTCGACATCAACATCGTGCTCGAGCAGCCGGGCGTGAGCTGTCTGCCGGTGCAGTTGGGCGAGTACAACCTCTTCGTCCTGGGCAACTACATGAACGGCCACGACGTGCAGGGCAAGGTGGCCGCGGGCGGCAACGTCACCCTGACCAGCTTCGCCGTGGGCGCGGGGCTCCCGTCCACCAACACGAACCATGTGCTGGTGGTGGGTGGAAACCTCAACATCAGCAACGGCGCCGTCTACGGCGACACCTACTACGGGGGCACCCTCACCAAGGCCCAGAACGCCACGATCCGCCGCGGCACCCTGACCCAGGGCACGCCCTTCAACTTCACCGCGCTGAGCGGGGACCTGCAGACGCTGTCCTCCCAGCTCGCCACCCAGCTGGAGCCCACCGCCGCCCCGCGCATCGAGCCCTGGGGCGGCCTGTACCTCAAGGGAAGCGATCCCAAGCTCAACGTCTTCGAGCTGAACGCCAGCATCTTCGCCTCCACCCGGTACATGGAGCTCGAGGCCCCGGCCGGCTCGCGCATCGTCGTGAACATCCGCGGCGCCTCCGCCTCGTTCTCCAACTTCAGCCAGCACAACTTCCGGGGCGGCATCGACCAGACGGGCATCCTCTACAACTTCGTCGACGCCACGAAGATCAACGCCTCGTCCTTCGGGTTCTGGGGCACGGTGCTCGCGCCGCTGGCCGACATCACATTCAACAACGGCAGCTGGGATGGTGGCATCTACGCCAACTCGCTGACGGGCACCGCCGAGGGCCACATCAACCCGCTGAAGGACTTCGAGTTCTGCCAGGACGGGGAGAACCACTACTAA
- a CDS encoding ferredoxin translates to MKIVLDENRCEANGVCVRAAPEAFFLDAQDSLHLLSEQVTPRLRVQMERAVRECPRQALSLVGEGPVRGEATNVL, encoded by the coding sequence ATGAAGATCGTGCTGGATGAGAATCGTTGCGAGGCCAACGGGGTCTGCGTTCGCGCGGCGCCGGAGGCCTTCTTCCTGGATGCGCAGGACTCCTTGCACCTGCTCTCGGAGCAGGTGACGCCCAGGCTGCGCGTCCAGATGGAGCGCGCCGTGCGGGAGTGCCCGCGTCAGGCGCTCTCGCTCGTGGGCGAAGGCCCCGTCCGGGGGGAGGCCACGAATGTCCTTTGA
- a CDS encoding glycoside hydrolase family 31 protein: MRFNDLSLEPTRVTFWGASAALEIRSPLPGVLRVRHIPSPGHSSMAARELAAKHSWSVVAHAELPLSVRQDKAAGLTVVQAEGLSLEVRPEQGTWVLREPGGRELARCEGFSGETMPDYPVNRYRSRLSLHAPPDEAWLGFGEKVGTLDKRGMHFVFWNTDVVPHHPDTDPLYQSIPFSMGLRGGTAWGFFLDESWRLEVDVAAEDPTRVRWESAGPELDAYLFAGPLPADVLRRYTALTGRPPLPPLWSLGVQQSRWGYENAREIRSVIRDYRAHQLPLDCVYLDIDYMEGYKVWTWDRSRYPDPAGLAGEAAAQGVKLVTIIDPAVKAEPGYRVYDEALAGDYLVRNDRGSVLLGEVWPKPAAFPDFTREPVRTWWGQLHRAFVETGVAGFWNDMNEPACFRLINGNETFPINSAPAADLGKVEGPTLPHDARHGDRRHLEVHNVYALGMARAAYEGLRELAPERRPFLLTRAGAAGIQRYAAVWTGDNSSYWAHLELSIAMLLGLGLSGVAFSGADVPGFLGRATGEMLVRWTQLGAFYPLLRNHSAKGTPYQEPWRFGEPYLSITREWLERRYRLLPTLYTLMYEASQEGLPAMRPLVMYAPDDQEALRMDDAFLLGRELLVAPVIRQGRSHRHVYLPEGRWLPFFDLGLSAGGVREGRQHVLAEAPLRTVPMWLRAGGALALTEPALHTTSANWAHLTWHIHAAPRVEAHLYEDAGEGYGASRRTRLVGEGTADRFVLERTTEGALPSARETETLCLYALTEPKEVLGAREHRYVEDVLLVEVEAGWTRLEVRL, from the coding sequence ATGCGCTTCAACGACTTGTCCCTCGAACCCACCCGCGTCACCTTCTGGGGCGCCAGCGCCGCGCTGGAGATCCGCAGCCCCCTGCCGGGCGTGCTCCGGGTGCGGCACATCCCCTCTCCGGGCCACTCCTCGATGGCCGCCCGGGAGCTGGCCGCCAAGCACTCCTGGTCCGTCGTGGCGCATGCGGAGCTTCCGCTCTCCGTCCGCCAGGACAAGGCGGCCGGCCTCACGGTGGTGCAGGCCGAGGGGCTGTCGCTGGAAGTCCGTCCGGAGCAGGGCACGTGGGTGCTGCGGGAGCCCGGGGGCCGGGAGCTGGCCCGGTGCGAAGGCTTCTCGGGCGAGACGATGCCCGACTATCCCGTCAACCGGTACCGCTCCCGGCTCAGCCTGCATGCGCCGCCCGATGAGGCGTGGCTCGGCTTCGGCGAGAAGGTGGGCACGCTCGACAAGCGGGGCATGCACTTCGTCTTCTGGAACACCGACGTCGTGCCGCACCACCCGGACACGGATCCGCTCTACCAGTCCATCCCCTTCAGCATGGGACTGCGCGGCGGCACCGCCTGGGGCTTCTTCCTCGATGAGTCCTGGCGGCTGGAGGTGGACGTGGCCGCGGAGGACCCCACGCGCGTGCGCTGGGAGTCCGCGGGCCCGGAGCTGGACGCCTATCTGTTCGCCGGGCCCCTGCCCGCGGACGTGCTGCGGCGCTACACCGCGCTCACGGGCCGGCCCCCGCTGCCCCCGCTCTGGAGCCTGGGCGTCCAGCAGTCGCGCTGGGGCTACGAGAACGCCCGGGAGATCCGCTCCGTCATCCGCGACTACCGCGCCCACCAGCTGCCGCTGGACTGCGTGTACCTCGATATCGACTACATGGAGGGCTACAAGGTCTGGACGTGGGACCGCTCGCGCTACCCGGACCCGGCGGGCCTGGCGGGCGAGGCCGCCGCGCAGGGCGTGAAGCTCGTCACCATCATTGATCCGGCGGTGAAGGCCGAGCCCGGCTACCGCGTCTATGACGAGGCGCTCGCGGGCGACTACCTGGTGCGCAACGACCGGGGCAGCGTGCTGCTCGGCGAGGTGTGGCCCAAGCCCGCCGCCTTCCCGGACTTCACCCGGGAGCCGGTGCGCACGTGGTGGGGCCAGCTGCACCGGGCCTTCGTGGAGACGGGCGTCGCGGGCTTCTGGAACGACATGAACGAGCCGGCCTGCTTCCGGCTCATCAATGGCAACGAGACGTTCCCCATCAACTCGGCGCCCGCGGCGGACCTGGGCAAGGTGGAGGGGCCCACGTTGCCCCATGACGCCCGGCACGGGGACCGGCGCCACCTGGAGGTCCACAACGTGTATGCGCTGGGCATGGCCCGGGCCGCCTACGAGGGCCTGCGCGAGCTTGCGCCTGAGCGGCGCCCCTTCCTGCTGACGCGCGCGGGCGCGGCCGGCATCCAGCGCTACGCGGCGGTCTGGACGGGCGACAACTCCAGCTACTGGGCGCACCTGGAGCTGTCCATCGCCATGCTGCTGGGCCTGGGCCTGTCGGGCGTTGCCTTCAGCGGGGCGGATGTGCCGGGCTTCCTGGGCCGTGCCACCGGGGAGATGCTCGTGCGGTGGACGCAGCTGGGCGCCTTCTACCCCCTGCTGCGCAACCACTCCGCGAAGGGCACCCCCTACCAGGAGCCCTGGCGCTTCGGGGAGCCCTACCTGTCCATCACCCGGGAGTGGCTGGAGCGGCGCTACCGGCTCCTGCCCACGCTCTACACGCTGATGTACGAGGCCTCCCAGGAGGGACTGCCCGCGATGCGCCCGCTCGTCATGTACGCGCCGGACGACCAGGAGGCGCTGCGCATGGATGACGCCTTCCTGCTGGGCCGGGAGCTGCTGGTGGCCCCCGTGATTCGCCAGGGGCGCTCGCACCGGCACGTGTACCTGCCCGAGGGCCGGTGGCTGCCCTTCTTCGACCTGGGGCTCTCCGCGGGCGGGGTGCGGGAGGGCCGGCAGCATGTGCTCGCCGAGGCGCCGCTGCGCACGGTGCCCATGTGGCTGCGGGCGGGCGGCGCCCTGGCCCTGACGGAGCCCGCGCTGCACACCACCTCCGCCAACTGGGCCCACCTCACCTGGCACATCCATGCGGCCCCGCGCGTGGAGGCCCACCTGTATGAGGACGCCGGCGAGGGCTACGGTGCCTCGCGGCGGACGCGGCTGGTGGGGGAGGGGACCGCGGACCGGTTCGTGCTCGAGCGGACCACGGAAGGCGCGCTGCCCTCCGCCCGGGAGACCGAGACGCTGTGCCTGTACGCCCTCACCGAGCCGAAGGAGGTGTTGGGGGCGCGCGAGCACCGTTACGTGGAGGACGTTCTGCTCGTGGAGGTGGAGGCGGGCTGGACGCGGCTGGAGGTCCGGCTCTAA
- a CDS encoding carbohydrate-binding protein — MFFCNRKAVARMGLLALWVLSSAACQVGPSLEEASFEEGLTATAPAALVSCTGVPAWNASTIYNPGDRVVYQGSLYEALVAIWTADPVWGTASGWYKLVGACSGSGTDGGTDGGTDGGTDGGTDISPPSQVLGLRATGVTSTQVSLAWNAASDNVGIAAYLVFRNGTQVGTTSALVYTDGILSPSTQYSYTVKARDGVGNVGVASAALSVTTAQDTNPGGSWHPSHVAVGTVYEPFTGTDGFFNKVNPQFPAGKRLDYGYLYLNGGVQFSEWHSRATRLATKSKEQGMTPIFVVYGIGGNSDSPASLWANLQNAGFLSQYFQGLRDVGQTATSIMGTGRIGYVIEPDTLGYLQQQYAAQYGGDPSRMPAATHAAYDSGVLQRGVDPDFPNTVTGLVQSINHALRKHTPRAFLGWQLNLWAAPGAPGTGIMHSTEVFGFEAGKTRIQENARANAGFALKAGVKYGGAEFISIDKYGLDGAGAGGANPNDPATSIWFWNADLWNNYLLFVRSLKDTLSLPVVLWQIPAGHINGTTRSSPTVYNPSGTFPLLDNTVQRYEESASPYFFGDTLTLSGNRLAYFSKNEWKDPKVTVSGNTVTWGSHMQEAANAGVVAILMGAGVGQSTRGIPQPGAYPEALPTDGYYWITRVQEYFANPVKLP, encoded by the coding sequence ATGTTCTTTTGTAATCGGAAAGCCGTGGCGCGGATGGGCCTGCTGGCCCTGTGGGTCCTGTCCTCCGCGGCTTGCCAGGTGGGCCCGTCCCTGGAGGAGGCCTCGTTCGAGGAGGGGCTGACGGCCACGGCGCCGGCGGCGCTGGTGAGCTGCACGGGCGTGCCTGCGTGGAACGCCAGCACCATCTACAACCCGGGAGACCGGGTGGTGTACCAGGGCAGCCTCTACGAGGCGCTGGTGGCCATCTGGACCGCGGACCCCGTCTGGGGAACCGCCAGCGGCTGGTACAAGCTGGTGGGCGCCTGCTCCGGCAGTGGCACGGATGGTGGCACGGACGGGGGCACCGACGGCGGGACGGATGGCGGCACCGACATAAGTCCGCCCTCGCAGGTGCTGGGCCTGCGCGCCACCGGGGTGACGAGCACCCAGGTGTCCCTGGCCTGGAACGCGGCCAGCGACAACGTGGGCATCGCCGCCTACCTCGTGTTCCGCAATGGGACGCAGGTGGGCACCACCTCGGCGCTGGTCTACACGGACGGCATCCTCTCGCCCTCGACGCAGTACAGCTACACGGTCAAGGCGCGCGATGGCGTGGGCAACGTGGGCGTGGCCAGCGCCGCCCTGTCCGTGACGACGGCGCAGGACACCAACCCCGGTGGCTCTTGGCACCCCAGCCATGTCGCGGTGGGCACCGTGTACGAGCCCTTCACGGGCACCGATGGCTTCTTCAACAAGGTGAACCCGCAGTTCCCGGCGGGCAAGCGGCTCGACTACGGCTACCTGTACCTCAACGGCGGCGTGCAGTTCAGCGAGTGGCACAGCCGCGCCACCCGCCTGGCCACGAAGAGCAAGGAGCAGGGCATGACGCCCATCTTCGTGGTGTACGGGATTGGCGGGAACTCCGACAGCCCCGCGTCCCTGTGGGCCAACCTCCAGAACGCCGGCTTCCTCTCCCAGTACTTCCAGGGGCTGCGCGACGTGGGGCAGACCGCCACGTCCATCATGGGCACGGGCCGCATCGGCTACGTCATCGAGCCCGACACCCTGGGCTACCTCCAGCAGCAGTACGCCGCGCAGTACGGCGGGGACCCGTCGAGGATGCCCGCCGCCACCCATGCCGCCTATGACTCGGGCGTGCTCCAGCGCGGCGTGGACCCAGACTTCCCCAACACGGTGACGGGCCTCGTGCAGAGCATCAACCACGCCCTGCGCAAGCACACCCCGAGGGCGTTCCTGGGCTGGCAGCTCAACCTGTGGGCCGCCCCCGGCGCGCCGGGCACGGGCATCATGCACTCGACCGAGGTGTTCGGCTTCGAGGCGGGCAAGACGCGCATCCAGGAGAACGCCCGGGCCAACGCGGGCTTCGCGCTGAAGGCGGGCGTGAAGTACGGCGGCGCCGAGTTCATCTCCATCGACAAGTACGGCCTGGATGGCGCGGGCGCGGGCGGGGCCAACCCGAATGATCCGGCCACCTCCATCTGGTTCTGGAACGCGGACCTCTGGAACAACTACCTGCTGTTCGTCCGCTCCCTCAAGGACACGCTCTCGCTGCCCGTGGTGCTCTGGCAGATTCCCGCCGGGCACATCAACGGCACCACGCGCAGCAGCCCCACGGTCTACAACCCCTCGGGCACGTTCCCGCTCCTGGACAACACCGTGCAGCGCTACGAGGAGTCGGCCTCGCCGTACTTCTTCGGCGACACGCTCACGCTCTCGGGCAACCGGCTGGCCTACTTCTCGAAGAACGAGTGGAAGGACCCCAAGGTCACCGTGAGCGGCAACACCGTCACCTGGGGCTCGCACATGCAGGAGGCGGCCAACGCCGGGGTGGTGGCCATTCTCATGGGCGCCGGCGTGGGGCAGAGCACCCGTGGCATTCCGCAACCGGGTGCCTACCCTGAGGCCCTGCCCACCGATGGCTACTACTGGATCACCCGCGTCCAGGAGTACTTCGCCAACCCGGTGAAGCTGCCCTGA
- a CDS encoding alpha/beta fold hydrolase: MRREVRLTEVGQGPGPRVLLLPGLGARGTGFQALANQLAPSARPVLVDYPEGAHAACGAKALSEQVAQAAGPLDAVVASSFGGMVAAHLAVSGKVRGVAFLGSFTRPEHLGLRGGLLALMGPIAVLGRPGRAAASLASWRLVSGEQVAEVVPTTALERITTLRRAFAIGTEPPPEDLRGLPISCVCLQGDRDVLVPPATLERLAASLPPGTPRHRLRGAGHVPYFTHPEACAQLLQPWLAALAPAPFAPERDAENAA; the protein is encoded by the coding sequence ATGCGTCGTGAGGTGCGGCTCACGGAAGTGGGACAAGGCCCGGGGCCCCGGGTGCTCCTCCTGCCTGGCCTGGGCGCCCGGGGGACAGGCTTCCAGGCCCTCGCAAACCAGCTCGCCCCCTCGGCCCGGCCCGTCCTCGTGGACTACCCCGAAGGCGCCCATGCCGCCTGCGGGGCCAAGGCACTCTCGGAGCAGGTGGCCCAGGCCGCGGGCCCGCTGGATGCGGTGGTGGCCAGCTCTTTTGGTGGGATGGTGGCGGCGCACCTGGCCGTCTCGGGCAAGGTCCGGGGGGTGGCGTTCCTCGGCTCGTTCACCCGGCCCGAGCACCTGGGCCTCCGGGGAGGACTGCTCGCCCTGATGGGCCCCATCGCCGTGCTGGGGCGGCCGGGCCGGGCCGCGGCCTCCCTCGCCTCGTGGCGGCTCGTGTCCGGGGAACAGGTCGCCGAGGTGGTCCCCACCACGGCCCTGGAGCGAATCACCACCTTGCGCCGGGCCTTCGCCATCGGCACCGAGCCCCCGCCGGAGGACCTGCGCGGGCTCCCCATCTCGTGTGTGTGCCTCCAGGGTGACCGGGATGTGCTGGTCCCTCCGGCCACCCTGGAGCGGCTGGCCGCCTCACTGCCTCCCGGAACGCCCCGGCACCGGCTGCGTGGCGCCGGGCACGTTCCCTACTTCACCCACCCCGAGGCCTGTGCCCAGCTGCTCCAGCCCTGGCTCGCGGCGCTGGCCCCCGCCCCGTTTGCCCCGGAGAGGGACGCCGAGAACGCGGCCTGA
- a CDS encoding fibronectin type III domain-containing protein, protein MVSWLALVALVWSLVPTLAMAANRGAWAPSVAYAQGDNVTYSGKAYDCRQAHTSLVGWEPPNVPALWLETAGSVDVQAPSAPSGLSAPGKTSSSVSLTWSASSDNVGVTGYQVFVTGAASTSVTTTGTSVTVSGLSPNMTYTFTVKARDAAGNWSAASSALSVTTSPVSNDNQAPTAPSSLRSTGVTSGSVSLAWTGSTDNIGVTGYEVFVGSATTAAATATGTSATVSGLSANMTYTFTVKARDAAGNRSAASASISAKTSAPPPVGSKIIVGYWHNFDNGSTNIRLKDISPKYDVIQVAFAEPVGGPTTGNMAFEPYNSTVADFKADIAALKAQGKKVLISIGGANGTVDLADATAKQNFINTMKSIITTYGFDGMDLDLEGSSLSLNGGDTNFRSPTTPKIVNLIDATRQILSAYGSGFILTMAPETAYVQGGFAAYGGPWGAYLPVIYALRDRLTYLHVQHYNTGSVEGLDGKAYAQGTADFHVAMAEMLLQGFPVGRNSSNVFPALRPDQVIIGLPASPQAAGGGYTTPANVQKALDYLIKGQSFGGTYVLRQSSGYPGFKGLMTWSINWDKYFNSEFSNSHRAYLDRYQ, encoded by the coding sequence ATGGTGTCGTGGTTGGCCCTGGTGGCCCTGGTGTGGAGCCTGGTGCCCACCCTGGCGATGGCCGCCAACCGGGGGGCCTGGGCCCCGTCGGTCGCCTATGCCCAGGGCGATAACGTCACCTACTCCGGCAAGGCCTATGACTGCCGTCAGGCGCACACGTCCCTGGTGGGCTGGGAGCCGCCCAACGTGCCTGCCCTGTGGCTGGAGACGGCGGGCTCGGTGGATGTCCAGGCCCCTTCGGCGCCGTCGGGGCTGAGCGCTCCGGGCAAGACGTCCAGCAGCGTCTCCCTCACCTGGAGTGCCTCCTCGGACAACGTGGGGGTGACGGGCTACCAGGTGTTCGTGACCGGCGCGGCGTCCACGTCGGTGACCACCACCGGCACGAGCGTCACGGTCTCCGGGCTCTCGCCCAACATGACGTACACCTTCACGGTGAAGGCGCGCGATGCGGCCGGCAACTGGTCCGCGGCCAGCTCCGCCCTCAGCGTGACGACGTCCCCGGTGAGCAATGACAACCAGGCGCCCACCGCCCCGTCGAGCCTGCGCTCCACGGGCGTGACCAGCGGCAGCGTCTCGCTGGCCTGGACCGGCTCCACCGACAACATCGGGGTGACGGGCTACGAGGTGTTCGTGGGCAGCGCCACCACCGCGGCGGCCACCGCCACGGGCACGAGCGCCACGGTCTCCGGCCTGTCGGCCAACATGACGTACACCTTCACGGTGAAGGCCCGGGATGCGGCCGGTAACCGCTCCGCGGCCAGCGCCAGCATCTCGGCGAAGACGTCGGCGCCCCCGCCCGTGGGCAGCAAGATCATCGTGGGCTACTGGCACAACTTCGACAACGGCTCGACGAACATCCGGCTGAAGGACATCTCGCCCAAGTACGACGTCATCCAGGTCGCCTTCGCCGAGCCCGTGGGCGGCCCCACCACCGGCAACATGGCGTTCGAGCCCTACAACTCGACCGTCGCCGACTTCAAGGCGGACATCGCCGCGCTCAAGGCGCAGGGCAAGAAGGTGCTCATCTCCATCGGTGGCGCCAACGGCACCGTGGACCTGGCCGATGCCACCGCCAAGCAGAACTTCATCAACACGATGAAGTCGATCATCACCACCTACGGGTTCGACGGCATGGACCTGGACCTGGAGGGCAGCTCCCTGTCCCTCAACGGCGGCGACACCAACTTCCGCAGCCCGACGACGCCGAAGATCGTCAACCTCATCGACGCCACCCGGCAGATCCTCAGCGCGTACGGCTCCGGCTTCATCCTCACCATGGCCCCCGAGACGGCCTACGTGCAGGGCGGGTTCGCCGCCTACGGCGGGCCGTGGGGCGCCTACCTCCCGGTCATCTACGCGCTGCGTGACCGGCTGACCTACCTGCACGTGCAGCACTACAACACGGGCTCCGTGGAGGGCCTGGATGGCAAGGCGTACGCGCAGGGCACCGCGGACTTCCACGTGGCCATGGCGGAGATGCTGCTCCAGGGCTTCCCCGTAGGCCGCAACAGCAGCAACGTCTTCCCGGCGCTGCGCCCGGATCAGGTCATCATCGGCCTGCCCGCCTCTCCGCAGGCCGCGGGCGGGGGCTACACGACGCCCGCCAACGTCCAGAAGGCGCTCGACTACCTCATCAAGGGCCAGTCCTTCGGCGGCACCTACGTGCTGCGCCAGTCCTCGGGCTACCCCGGCTTCAAGGGGCTGATGACCTGGTCGATCAACTGGGACAAGTACTTCAACTCCGAGTTCTCCAACAGCCACCGCGCCTACCTGGACCGGTACCAGTAG